GCTTCCGCAGGGCCGCTGGCGGGCGCCATCCGGCATCTCAGCGAGCAAGCCAAGGCAGTTCACCGCAAAAAAAGCGCGGTGCCGCTGATGGTCGTGCCGTTCATGGGGCCGGTCGGAGAGCGGTTGTGCGAAGAGGCGGGCGTGTCGTGGCTCGATCTTTCGGGCAATGCCAAGATCGTCGCGCCGGGGCTGAGAATCTGGGTCCATGGACGCCCGAACAAGTACGCCGCTCGCGGACGGCCGCCCAACGTGTTCGCCCCCAAAAGCTCGCGCGTGTCACGTCAGCTTCTGCTTCGTCCCGAACGGTTTCAGACGCAAAGCGAACTTGCCCGCGAAACGGGGCTGGACGACGGGTACGTCAGCAAGATCGTGCGGCGGTTGGAGCAGGAAGAGTACCTCGACGCCAACGAAACGGGAGCGGTGCGGCCGCGCGATCCCGCCTTGTTGCTCGACGCCTGGCGCGACACTTACGACTTTGGCCGCCACCGCATCCTCAAAGGCCACGTGTTCGCTCGGTCGGGCGAAGATTTGCTGGCGAAGCTGGCCGGGCAGCTCGCCCGGCCCCAAGAAAACTTTGCCGCTACCGGTCTGGCGGCAGCCTGGCTCTATCATCATTACGCGGCGTTTCGGCTGGTGACCGTTTACCTTTCGGCCATGCCGTCGCGGGCGGTGCTGAACGAAATCGGATTCAAGGAGCAACCGAGCGGAGCGAATCTCTGGTTGGTCGTTCCGCAGGATGAAGGCGTTTTTGCGGCCAGCCAGGTCCGTGACGCAATCCGCTGCGTGAGTCCCGTTCAAACCTACCTCGACCTGAAGGGACAACCGGAGCGGGCCAAAGACGCCGCCGCCGAGTTGCGGAAGAAGTTTTTGAACTGGGGGCGGCATGGAAAGTAAGCCGTCTGTTGCCGCGGCCTATGCGCCCGCCGCCGTGCGGCTGGTGCATGCCGCGAGCCTCTACATCGCCACGAAGTTGCGTCGACTCGGTTGGACCAATGCGCGTCGCCGAGTTTTTGGGCGATCGCCACGACGCCGACAATCGCGCCGATGCAGCCGGCGCCGTGCGAGCGCTTTTGGGACTTTGTCGAACGGTAGCTTGACGGAGCACAAAGCTCAAGAAACGCGCCCGCGATGCCGGCTTGGCCATCGTCGAGGTCGATGCGCCTGCACGACAAGATTTTCAGTCGTCGAGCTCAGCCAGCGTATCGCTGATCGCCTGCGCGACGATCTTGGTCACCAGCACGTAACCATATCGCTTGCCGTAGCGCGTCACCTGTTCGCCGCTGGCGGTCTCGGGCACCGATTCGCCGAGCGCCGTGACGTCAACCACGGCCCGCAGGTTGCCCGCCTTGGCCTCGGCGAGACCGAAATCGGGTCGCCCGGATCCCGTGTCGGCCAGTTCCGCGTGGCGCGGACCGCCGGATCGAGCTCCGTCCCGACGGCATTGAGCAGGTTTTCCAGGGCCGCGCGGTAGGAAAGTTCCGGCGTGCCCCGGCGGCTGGCGCGGATTTCGAACAGGCGATCGAGATAGGCGGCCGGGCTTCATCTCGCGGCCTCCGGGGCAGGCTTGAGAAGCTTGACGTAGGCCGAATCGAGCACGCGAATGCGTTTGGCCATGGTAAACTACTCTCGAATACGGTCCAGGCCAGCGCGGCACGGCAATGTCGGCTGCGATTCTGACCTTTGGCGCATGGGTTTGCCAGCAGGCAAGATCGAGCATGGCCGAGAATTGTGCGATCAGGCCGGAGACGTCGCGAGCCAAGCCTCGCCGGACGGATCGGTCGCCGACAGCGGCGAATGCCGTAGCGACAACGGGCCCGGACCGCAAACGGTCGAAGCGGTGCCCGGCACGGGCATCGCCGTCGAGGACGACGACTCATCGC
This genomic interval from Pirellulales bacterium contains the following:
- a CDS encoding winged helix-turn-helix transcriptional regulator gives rise to the protein MTPPRENDAAPEIVDALAELLGQPLKEIRVQEAAGPRRPDLVVSTPGRYFVAGYKNVASAGPLAGAIRHLSEQAKAVHRKKSAVPLMVVPFMGPVGERLCEEAGVSWLDLSGNAKIVAPGLRIWVHGRPNKYAARGRPPNVFAPKSSRVSRQLLLRPERFQTQSELARETGLDDGYVSKIVRRLEQEEYLDANETGAVRPRDPALLLDAWRDTYDFGRHRILKGHVFARSGEDLLAKLAGQLARPQENFAATGLAAAWLYHHYAAFRLVTVYLSAMPSRAVLNEIGFKEQPSGANLWLVVPQDEGVFAASQVRDAIRCVSPVQTYLDLKGQPERAKDAAAELRKKFLNWGRHGK